A portion of the Streptomyces platensis genome contains these proteins:
- the nrtL gene encoding ArgS-related anticodon-binding protein NrtL, with the protein MTPAELARTVLRSVRGAVEEQELSVAVPARIVVQPPPRPGCGDYASNVALQLAQQAGRPAHEVAEILRKRLSGSAGIARVEIAGPGFLNFTLGDGAQVALVREVLARGESYGGPAAGQSRVTAAPATSSATASAAHTATDPATAPAAGPTTAPAGDARAVVVAEALARIDTAAGLGGRRVAGEQPVLTPTPYDLATLVARLGADEARWVLLRPAAQDPVRVPERPVQRESNPRFRVQYAYARARALGRHARELGFGSEPGDVGAPVRGQAADDGSSDGAGSAAQALKSFHTLLATYPSAVESAARLRAPDRVVRHLEATADAFFRWHDVYPPLPVGEQKPLAVHRSRLALAEAGRTVLANGLRLLGISAPEHL; encoded by the coding sequence GTGACCCCCGCTGAGCTCGCCCGTACCGTCCTGCGCTCCGTGCGTGGTGCGGTGGAGGAGCAGGAGCTCTCCGTGGCCGTGCCGGCGCGGATCGTGGTGCAGCCGCCGCCGCGGCCCGGGTGTGGGGACTACGCCTCCAATGTCGCGCTCCAGCTTGCCCAGCAGGCGGGGCGGCCGGCTCACGAGGTCGCCGAGATTCTGCGGAAGCGGCTGAGCGGAAGCGCCGGGATCGCCCGGGTCGAGATCGCCGGGCCGGGGTTCTTGAACTTCACGTTGGGGGACGGGGCGCAGGTCGCGTTGGTACGGGAGGTACTGGCGCGGGGGGAGAGCTACGGGGGACCGGCTGCGGGGCAGAGCCGGGTGACGGCTGCCCCGGCGACCAGCTCCGCGACCGCCTCGGCTGCCCACACTGCGACCGACCCGGCGACTGCCCCTGCGGCCGGCCCCACGACTGCCCCGGCAGGTGACGCCCGCGCCGTCGTCGTCGCCGAGGCGCTCGCGCGGATCGACACGGCGGCCGGGCTCGGTGGTCGCCGTGTCGCCGGTGAACAGCCCGTTCTCACGCCCACTCCGTACGACCTCGCCACTCTCGTCGCCCGCCTCGGCGCCGACGAAGCGCGCTGGGTGTTGTTGCGGCCGGCCGCGCAGGATCCGGTGCGGGTGCCCGAGCGGCCGGTGCAGCGGGAGAGCAATCCGCGGTTCCGGGTGCAGTACGCGTATGCGCGGGCGCGGGCGCTCGGGCGTCACGCACGGGAGCTGGGGTTCGGGAGTGAGCCGGGGGACGTGGGTGCTCCGGTTCGGGGGCAGGCCGCGGACGACGGCTCGTCGGACGGGGCCGGGTCCGCCGCGCAGGCCCTGAAGAGCTTTCACACCCTTCTCGCCACCTACCCCTCCGCCGTCGAGAGCGCCGCGCGGCTGCGGGCGCCGGACCGGGTGGTGCGGCATCTGGAGGCCACGGCGGACGCGTTCTTCCGGTGGCATGACGTCTATCCGCCGCTGCCCGTCGGGGAGCAGAAACCCTTGGCCGTGCATCGCTCCCGGCTGGCCCTTGCCGAGGCCGGCCGGACGGTGCTCGCCAACGGCCTGCGACTGCTCGGCATCTCCGCTCCCGAACACCTCTGA
- a CDS encoding response regulator: MPGLSGRILVVDDNKVIRQLIRVNLELEGFEVVTAADGAECLDVVHHVRPDVVTLDVVMPRLNGLHTAARLRSDPRTWDIPIAIVSACTQGEVDNGESVGVDAFLAKPFEPAELVRIVGMLVREGRQRQRERGPEGGAGEEDGESDGGGGAAGRAAPSGGVAASGGVGMVDTGGE; the protein is encoded by the coding sequence GTGCCTGGCTTGTCCGGTCGGATCCTTGTTGTCGACGACAACAAGGTGATCCGCCAGTTGATCAGGGTCAATCTCGAGCTGGAGGGCTTCGAGGTCGTGACCGCGGCTGATGGTGCCGAATGTCTGGATGTCGTGCACCACGTGAGACCTGATGTCGTGACCCTTGATGTCGTGATGCCGCGGCTCAACGGTCTGCACACCGCGGCGCGATTGCGCTCCGATCCGCGGACGTGGGACATCCCGATCGCCATCGTCAGTGCGTGCACCCAGGGTGAGGTGGACAACGGCGAATCGGTGGGCGTGGACGCGTTTCTCGCGAAGCCTTTCGAGCCGGCCGAGCTGGTGCGGATCGTGGGGATGCTGGTGCGGGAGGGGCGGCAGCGGCAACGCGAGCGTGGGCCCGAGGGTGGGGCCGGGGAAGAGGACGGGGAAAGCGACGGGGGCGGGGGAGCGGCGGGGCGTGCTGCCCCGTCCGGTGGGGTCGCGGCGTCCGGTGGGGTCGGCATGGTGGATACGGGCGGGGAGTAG